The Afipia massiliensis genome has a segment encoding these proteins:
- a CDS encoding LysR family transcriptional regulator has product METLANLESFVQSAENGGFSAAARRLALTPAAVSRNVAILERNLGIRLFQRSTRKLTLTEAGERFLLEIRGNLEGLQVAIAGAATDHGEPAGVLKVSLSPTFGADYVLPLLPAFLARYPRIRADWQFENRQVDLIAEGFDAAIGGGIELAPGVISRPLAPLHIIAVASPAYLKGRTLPPDPSGLAAFDGIVMRAARTGRVRQWTMRNAAGSEVDVQLPGTIVFNDPSAMCRAALLGLGVTLIAVPDALHHLESGALVRVVPQWYADAGSISVYYATRTLLPAKTRAFVDFVADTFRRERLAERFAGSIG; this is encoded by the coding sequence ATGGAAACGCTGGCCAATCTCGAGTCCTTCGTTCAAAGCGCTGAAAATGGTGGGTTTTCTGCCGCAGCCCGCCGTCTGGCGCTGACGCCGGCTGCGGTCAGCCGCAACGTCGCGATACTGGAGCGGAATCTCGGAATCCGCCTGTTTCAGCGCAGCACGCGCAAGCTGACGCTGACTGAGGCCGGGGAGCGTTTTCTGCTTGAGATACGCGGCAATCTCGAAGGCCTTCAGGTCGCCATCGCCGGAGCGGCGACGGACCACGGCGAGCCTGCCGGCGTGCTCAAGGTCAGCCTCAGTCCGACATTTGGCGCGGACTATGTTCTGCCGCTGCTGCCCGCGTTTCTCGCGCGCTATCCGCGCATTCGCGCTGACTGGCAATTCGAGAACCGGCAGGTCGATCTGATCGCCGAAGGATTCGATGCGGCGATCGGCGGCGGTATCGAACTCGCACCGGGCGTCATCTCACGGCCGCTTGCGCCGTTGCACATCATCGCGGTTGCATCGCCGGCCTATCTGAAAGGCCGCACACTGCCGCCAGATCCTTCGGGACTTGCCGCGTTCGATGGCATCGTGATGCGCGCTGCGCGGACTGGACGGGTGCGGCAGTGGACCATGCGCAACGCCGCAGGTTCGGAAGTCGATGTGCAATTGCCGGGCACGATCGTGTTCAACGATCCCTCCGCGATGTGCCGGGCAGCGCTGCTCGGTCTTGGCGTGACATTGATCGCGGTGCCGGATGCATTGCACCACCTCGAAAGCGGCGCGCTCGTGCGCGTCGTGCCGCAATGGTACGCTGACGCAGGCTCGATCTCGGTCTATTATGCGACCCGCACGTTGCTGCCGGCGAAGACGCGCGCGTTTGTCGATTTCGTCGCCGACACCTTCCGCCGCGAGCGTCTCGCCGAACGGTTTGCGGGGAGCATCGGCTAG
- a CDS encoding NADPH-dependent F420 reductase has protein sequence MTKTIGIIGSGSIGSAVARRLASAGIEATIANSRGPASLKDLVREIGPSIRAGTVTEAASKDIVLVAVNWSKLPAALAGLPAWNGRIVIDANNPIEAPLFKPAELNGRISSEVFAGLVPGARVVKAFNHLQAHVLASDPQADGGKRVLLYSGDDNAAKAEVAALIDRLGFFGIDLGSLAVGGKLVQFPGGPLPVHNLVKVA, from the coding sequence ATGACCAAGACAATCGGAATTATCGGATCGGGCTCAATCGGTTCAGCCGTCGCACGCAGGCTTGCCAGTGCCGGAATAGAGGCAACCATCGCCAACAGCCGCGGCCCTGCTTCACTCAAGGATCTCGTTCGCGAGATTGGCCCCTCCATCAGGGCCGGCACGGTGACGGAAGCCGCGAGCAAGGACATCGTTCTCGTCGCGGTGAACTGGTCGAAACTGCCGGCCGCGCTTGCCGGCCTGCCCGCCTGGAACGGCCGCATCGTGATCGACGCCAACAACCCGATTGAAGCGCCGCTGTTCAAGCCCGCTGAACTGAATGGCCGGATCTCGAGCGAAGTCTTCGCCGGGCTTGTGCCGGGCGCGCGCGTGGTCAAGGCGTTCAACCATCTGCAAGCGCACGTGCTCGCGAGTGACCCGCAAGCCGACGGCGGCAAGCGCGTCCTCCTCTATTCCGGTGATGACAACGCCGCGAAGGCGGAAGTCGCAGCGCTGATCGACCGGCTCGGCTTCTTCGGCATCGATCTTGGTTCGCTCGCAGTCGGTGGAAAGCTTGTCCAGTTTCCCGGCGGACCGCTGCCGGTGCACAATCTGGTCAAGGTCGCCTGA
- a CDS encoding DUF1254 domain-containing protein, translated as MIRWLFAIIGGALLGGVVHLVSVLVLPRVATLDAYSRLAPITRLNAVTALPAAEPGKAPMPFMDPAFASAACRYDLSNGPIKLTVPVSQAYTSVSFYTRNDVAYYAINDRSAGRRVIELDLMTAAQHAELPEDEEVTAADRLIIDSPTTTGLILLKALAAEPGLMPQAQASLAAANCRVQTDTPQAKR; from the coding sequence ATGATCCGCTGGCTGTTCGCAATCATCGGTGGCGCGTTGCTCGGCGGGGTCGTGCACCTCGTCAGCGTGCTTGTGCTTCCCCGCGTCGCCACGCTCGATGCCTATTCGCGCCTCGCGCCGATCACCAGGCTCAATGCCGTCACCGCGCTGCCCGCGGCAGAGCCCGGCAAGGCGCCGATGCCGTTCATGGACCCGGCTTTCGCAAGCGCCGCCTGCCGCTACGATCTCTCGAACGGTCCGATCAAGCTCACGGTGCCGGTCAGTCAGGCCTACACATCGGTGTCGTTCTACACGCGCAACGATGTCGCGTATTACGCGATCAATGATCGCTCGGCCGGGCGGCGCGTGATCGAACTCGACCTGATGACGGCGGCACAGCACGCCGAATTGCCGGAAGACGAGGAAGTCACCGCCGCCGACCGGCTGATCATCGACTCGCCGACCACAACCGGCCTGATCCTGCTCAAGGCACTGGCCGCAGAACCCGGCCTGATGCCGCAGGCGCAGGCGTCGCTGGCCGCTGCGAATTGCCGCGTACAAACCGATACGCCGCAAGCGAAGCGATAG
- a CDS encoding TerC family protein, with protein MFDFITPEVLTALFQVILIDLVLAGDNAIVIGLAAAGLPKEQRNKAILIGIIAATVLRIVFAGLTTQLLAIVGLLLAGGILLLWVCWKMWRELRSGAGHEENPVTDENGVAVEGMPTKTLAQATWQIIVADVSMSLDNVLAVAGAAREHPWVLVFGLALSIAMMGVAASFIAKLLQKHRWIAYVGLAVILYVAGEMIYRGALEIWPHVNNVK; from the coding sequence ATGTTTGATTTCATCACACCAGAAGTTTTGACTGCACTCTTTCAGGTCATCCTTATCGACCTGGTTCTTGCTGGCGACAACGCCATCGTCATCGGCCTCGCTGCTGCTGGCCTGCCAAAGGAACAGCGCAACAAGGCAATCCTGATCGGCATCATCGCCGCCACGGTGCTTCGCATCGTGTTCGCAGGTCTTACAACCCAGCTTTTGGCCATTGTCGGTCTGCTGCTTGCGGGCGGCATCCTGCTGTTGTGGGTCTGCTGGAAGATGTGGCGCGAATTGCGCTCCGGCGCCGGGCACGAAGAAAATCCTGTGACAGATGAAAATGGGGTGGCGGTCGAAGGGATGCCGACCAAGACGCTGGCCCAGGCAACCTGGCAAATCATCGTCGCCGACGTCTCGATGTCGTTGGACAACGTCCTCGCTGTTGCAGGCGCGGCCCGCGAGCATCCATGGGTTCTGGTATTCGGTCTTGCGCTGTCGATCGCGATGATGGGCGTTGCCGCATCGTTCATTGCGAAGTTGCTGCAGAAGCACCGCTGGATCGCCTATGTCGGCCTCGCGGTCATCCTCTACGTTGCCGGCGAGATGATCTATCGCGGCGCGCTGGAGATCTGGCCGCATGTGAATAATGTGAAGTAA
- a CDS encoding transglycosylase domain-containing protein yields the protein MRQIVPSEWKKRFRHFLLDLDARIDSTLFSSGAGLRELWERYSTFMDRFYVGRWKRWVFVEPISEGATIGLAGLVLMLALAVPAFRETSDDDWLKKSDLAVSFLDRYGNPIGNRGIKHNDSIPLEDFPDNLIKATLATEDRRFYDHFGIDIAGTTRALVTNAQAGGVRQGGSSITQQLAKNLFLNNERTIERKVKEAFLAIWLETRLSKNEILKLYLDRAYMGGGTFGVDGAAHFYFNKSARDVNLAEAAMLAGLFKAPTKYAPHINLPAARARANVVLDNLVDAGFMTEGQVFGARRNPANAVDRRDENSPNYYLDYAFDEMRKLVMTFPKSYTERVFVVRTAIDMNVQHAAEAAVENQLRQFGRDYHATQAALALADLDGGVRAMVGGRDYGASQFNRAVDAMRQPGSSFKPYVYATALMNGFTPKSIVVDGPVCIGNWCPQNYGRSYSGSMTLTTAITRSVNVIPVKLSIAMGKGSPNPPRAGRAKIVETARKMGITAPLVDTPSLPIGSTEVSLVEHAVAYAAFPNKGRAVKPHSVLEVRTGTGDLVWRWDRDGKKPTQAIPASVAADMSEMMSHVVDEGTARRARLDGIPAAGKTGTTNAFRDAWFVGFTGNFSMAVWYGNDDYSPTNRMTGGSLPAQTWHDVMVVAHQGVEVRDIPGVGPGKKLPPDVLAAANANAKAPEVNPGPPPILTRRGANILVRVEKLFDDAAKTVNVPGKTTSNGAAKPASSVAFPDSFASATSDPAAPVPPRKN from the coding sequence GTGCGCCAGATCGTACCCAGCGAGTGGAAAAAGCGGTTCCGGCATTTTCTGCTGGACCTCGACGCGCGCATCGATTCCACGCTGTTCTCGTCGGGCGCGGGACTGCGCGAACTCTGGGAGCGCTATTCGACCTTCATGGATCGTTTCTATGTCGGCCGCTGGAAGCGCTGGGTCTTCGTCGAACCGATCTCGGAAGGCGCAACCATCGGCCTCGCCGGCCTCGTGCTGATGCTCGCGTTGGCGGTTCCCGCCTTTCGCGAAACCTCCGACGACGACTGGCTGAAGAAATCCGATCTCGCGGTATCGTTCCTGGATCGCTACGGCAACCCGATCGGAAACCGCGGCATCAAGCACAATGACTCGATCCCTCTCGAGGACTTTCCCGACAATCTGATCAAGGCAACGCTCGCCACCGAGGATCGCCGTTTCTACGATCATTTCGGTATCGACATTGCAGGTACGACGCGCGCGCTGGTCACCAACGCGCAGGCCGGTGGCGTGCGGCAAGGCGGCTCGTCGATCACCCAGCAGCTCGCCAAGAACCTGTTCCTCAACAACGAGCGCACCATCGAGCGCAAGGTGAAGGAAGCGTTCCTCGCCATCTGGCTGGAAACGCGCCTGAGCAAGAACGAGATTCTGAAGCTCTATCTTGACCGCGCCTATATGGGCGGCGGCACCTTCGGCGTCGACGGCGCGGCGCATTTCTATTTCAACAAGTCCGCGCGCGACGTGAATCTGGCGGAAGCTGCGATGCTCGCCGGACTGTTCAAGGCGCCGACCAAATACGCACCGCACATCAACCTGCCCGCCGCCCGCGCCCGCGCCAACGTCGTGCTCGACAATCTGGTGGATGCAGGCTTCATGACCGAAGGTCAGGTGTTCGGCGCCCGCCGCAACCCCGCCAACGCGGTCGACCGGCGCGACGAGAATTCGCCGAACTACTATCTCGATTATGCCTTCGACGAGATGCGCAAGCTCGTCATGACGTTCCCGAAATCCTACACCGAGCGCGTGTTCGTCGTTCGCACCGCGATCGACATGAACGTGCAGCACGCCGCGGAAGCGGCTGTCGAAAACCAGTTGCGCCAGTTCGGCCGCGACTATCACGCAACGCAGGCCGCGCTTGCCCTCGCCGATCTGGACGGCGGCGTGCGCGCGATGGTCGGCGGGCGGGATTACGGCGCCAGCCAGTTCAACCGCGCCGTCGACGCCATGCGCCAGCCGGGCTCGTCGTTCAAACCCTATGTCTACGCCACCGCGCTGATGAACGGCTTTACGCCGAAGTCCATCGTCGTCGATGGACCCGTCTGCATCGGCAACTGGTGCCCGCAGAACTACGGCCGCTCCTATTCGGGCTCAATGACGCTGACGACAGCGATAACCCGCTCCGTCAATGTCATTCCCGTGAAGCTGTCGATCGCGATGGGCAAAGGCAGCCCCAACCCGCCGAGGGCTGGCCGCGCCAAGATCGTCGAGACCGCGCGCAAGATGGGCATCACCGCTCCCCTCGTCGATACGCCATCGTTGCCGATCGGCTCCACCGAAGTCAGCCTCGTCGAGCATGCCGTCGCCTACGCCGCCTTCCCGAACAAGGGACGCGCGGTGAAGCCGCACTCCGTTCTCGAAGTTCGCACCGGCACCGGCGATCTGGTCTGGCGCTGGGATCGCGACGGCAAGAAGCCGACGCAAGCGATCCCTGCCTCGGTCGCCGCGGACATGTCGGAAATGATGAGCCACGTGGTCGACGAAGGCACCGCCCGGCGCGCCCGGCTCGACGGCATTCCCGCTGCCGGCAAGACCGGCACGACGAACGCGTTCAGGGACGCATGGTTCGTCGGCTTCACCGGCAACTTCTCGATGGCCGTCTGGTACGGCAACGACGATTACTCGCCGACCAACCGCATGACCGGCGGCTCGCTTCCCGCACAGACATGGCATGACGTCATGGTGGTTGCGCATCAGGGCGTCGAGGTCAGAGACATTCCCGGCGTCGGTCCCGGCAAGAAACTTCCGCCGGATGTCCTTGCGGCTGCCAATGCAAACGCCAAGGCCCCCGAAGTGAATCCTGGTCCGCCGCCGATCCTGACCCGGCGCGGCGCGAACATTCTCGTGCGCGTCGAGAAACTTTTCGACGACGCGGCAAAGACCGTGAACGTGCCCGGCAAGACGACATCGAACGGTGCGGCCAAGCCTGCATCCAGCGTGGCCTTCCCGGACAGTTTCGCCTCGGCAACTTCCGATCCGGCGGCGCCTGTGCCGCCGCGCAAGAACTAA
- a CDS encoding ester cyclase translates to MSQPVSSTRRGFLIALALAGSVTQAFAQNTGAHLEANKAVVRTVIEEVQRDGNFANFEKLFAASYVDRTAFPGFANDREGTRNVYLTLRKAFPGFRAVIHRQVAEGDLVTSHKTYHGKHLGEFNGVAPTGRDITFEAIDIMRVRDGQITDHWGVTDIGSLMRQISAR, encoded by the coding sequence ATGTCCCAGCCAGTCTCATCCACCCGCCGCGGTTTTCTGATTGCTCTCGCCCTCGCCGGCAGCGTCACCCAGGCCTTTGCCCAGAACACCGGCGCCCATCTCGAAGCCAACAAGGCCGTGGTGCGCACGGTCATCGAGGAAGTGCAGCGCGACGGCAACTTCGCGAATTTCGAAAAGCTGTTCGCGGCAAGCTACGTCGACCGGACCGCGTTCCCGGGATTCGCCAACGACCGCGAGGGCACCCGTAACGTCTACCTCACACTTCGCAAAGCCTTCCCCGGCTTCCGCGCCGTCATTCATCGTCAGGTTGCCGAGGGCGATCTCGTGACATCGCACAAGACCTACCACGGCAAGCATCTCGGAGAATTCAACGGCGTCGCCCCGACCGGCCGCGACATCACCTTTGAGGCCATCGACATCATGCGCGTCCGCGACGGTCAGATCACCGATCACTGGGGCGTCACCGACATCGGCTCGCTGATGCGCCAGATCAGCGCGCGCTGA
- a CDS encoding YcgN family cysteine cluster protein, producing the protein MTVRPRPPSTQSESFWKTKTLEEMSDSEWESLCDGCARCCLEKLEDEDTGKIYFTHISCTLLDAGLCACKDYPNRSAKVSDCVRLTPENVRTLNWLPPSCGYKLVAEGRDLYWWHPLISGDPNTVHEAGVSVQGRVWGTEDEVEEADLEDHIVQWPGVIPKRARLKKRPASK; encoded by the coding sequence ATGACAGTCCGGCCTCGGCCGCCTTCGACCCAGAGCGAATCTTTCTGGAAAACCAAGACGTTGGAGGAGATGTCCGACAGCGAATGGGAAAGCCTGTGCGACGGCTGCGCGCGCTGCTGCCTGGAAAAGCTGGAAGACGAGGACACCGGCAAGATCTACTTCACCCACATCTCCTGCACGCTGCTCGATGCGGGACTGTGCGCCTGCAAGGACTATCCCAACCGGTCGGCCAAAGTATCCGATTGCGTGCGGCTGACGCCGGAGAACGTCCGGACGTTGAACTGGCTGCCGCCGAGTTGCGGCTACAAGCTCGTCGCCGAGGGCCGCGACCTGTACTGGTGGCACCCGCTGATTTCAGGAGATCCCAACACGGTCCACGAAGCCGGCGTGTCGGTGCAGGGGCGGGTGTGGGGAACCGAGGACGAGGTCGAAGAGGCGGACCTCGAGGACCATATCGTGCAGTGGCCCGGCGTGATTCCAAAACGCGCGCGGCTGAAGAAGCGTCCGGCCTCCAAATAG
- a CDS encoding DUF1491 family protein has product MSRLKSSIWVAGYLRRCQSAGMFGAVRRRGAEEAGAVFVKVALMDGTALLFVPAPQTAYDDSRPIERVFTQSPPQAVDEAAIEARLAKEISFDPDVWIVEIEDREGRHFLDLAKN; this is encoded by the coding sequence ATGTCTCGCCTGAAATCGTCTATCTGGGTCGCGGGTTATCTGCGGCGATGCCAGAGCGCCGGCATGTTCGGCGCCGTCCGTCGCCGTGGCGCGGAGGAGGCGGGCGCGGTGTTCGTGAAGGTGGCGCTGATGGACGGGACCGCGCTGCTGTTCGTTCCGGCGCCGCAAACCGCCTACGACGACAGCCGGCCTATCGAGCGCGTTTTCACGCAGTCGCCGCCGCAGGCCGTGGACGAAGCCGCCATCGAAGCGCGCCTCGCCAAGGAAATCAGCTTCGATCCCGATGTCTGGATTGTCGAGATCGAGGACAGGGAAGGCCGGCACTTCCTCGATCTGGCAAAAAACTAA
- a CDS encoding PAS domain-containing sensor histidine kinase, giving the protein MTRARHRAFIGPRLLGGLAALASLPLYLAVRGAPQEVEVMVFAWLIAPILVSYYLSRTGQYERAHILSSTALAAVVMAVCLNTGGISSFAAIWLVAVPLDAALSASRRAVAIAVALALGCALGLVMIDAFGALPMSQIPASYSSLFEALGIATATIYASALAFSAESLGRMSRKLLMVEEERYRLLAHNISDVISRHSRNGAIRFISPAAEALLGTPAALLLEHGLFDRVHVADRPAYLTALSEAARSGDERSVEFRVRRDVARDSDHARTPSADFVWIEMRCRPIDATSRSLAGPDVDVVAVMRDVTERKLQEQALEMAHMEAERAGASKSRFLATMSHELRTPLNAIIGFSEMIVREKEMMIDAARRQEYAQLINDSGLHLLSVVNGILDMSKMESGNFEIVPELFAPRESLIGCCNLMVLKARENGIEIATRAPADLPQITGDPRAFKQMILNLLSNAIKFSERGGTVTVSAGVEGSRLLVRVVDSGVGIGAEDLKRIGDPFFQAGKTYQRRHEGTGLGLSIVKSLVAMHGGEMTVQSQIDVGTTVTVALPMVFTPPAEKPSNIATLAPQRAEPQDYQVKKRA; this is encoded by the coding sequence ATGACGAGAGCCCGTCATCGCGCCTTCATCGGCCCGCGGCTGCTGGGCGGCCTTGCCGCGCTTGCTTCGCTGCCACTTTATCTTGCGGTTCGCGGAGCGCCGCAGGAAGTCGAAGTCATGGTGTTCGCATGGCTGATCGCGCCGATCCTCGTCTCATATTATTTGTCGCGCACAGGCCAATACGAGCGCGCGCACATATTGTCATCGACTGCGCTGGCTGCGGTGGTCATGGCGGTGTGCCTCAATACCGGAGGAATTTCCTCGTTCGCCGCGATCTGGCTGGTGGCCGTTCCGCTCGATGCGGCGCTGTCGGCCTCGCGGCGTGCGGTCGCCATCGCCGTCGCGCTTGCGCTCGGCTGTGCGCTGGGACTCGTGATGATCGACGCCTTCGGAGCCTTGCCGATGTCGCAGATTCCCGCCTCATACAGTTCGCTGTTCGAGGCGCTGGGTATCGCAACCGCGACGATCTACGCATCGGCGCTGGCGTTCAGCGCGGAATCGCTGGGCCGGATGAGCAGAAAGCTGCTGATGGTCGAGGAGGAGCGTTATCGCCTTCTCGCGCACAACATCAGCGACGTGATTTCCCGGCATAGCCGTAACGGTGCGATCCGGTTCATTTCGCCGGCTGCGGAGGCCTTGCTCGGTACGCCGGCGGCGCTGCTGCTGGAGCACGGACTGTTCGACCGCGTTCATGTCGCCGATCGTCCGGCTTACCTGACTGCCTTGTCGGAAGCCGCGCGCAGCGGCGACGAACGCAGTGTCGAATTCCGCGTGAGGCGGGATGTCGCGCGTGACTCCGATCATGCACGCACGCCGTCCGCCGACTTCGTCTGGATCGAAATGCGGTGCCGGCCGATCGACGCGACGTCAAGGTCGCTCGCGGGTCCCGATGTCGACGTGGTGGCCGTGATGCGCGACGTCACCGAGCGCAAGCTCCAGGAACAGGCGCTCGAGATGGCGCATATGGAAGCAGAGCGCGCGGGCGCATCCAAGTCGCGCTTCCTCGCCACGATGAGTCATGAATTGCGGACGCCGCTGAACGCCATTATCGGGTTCTCGGAAATGATCGTTCGCGAGAAGGAAATGATGATCGATGCGGCGCGCCGGCAGGAATACGCGCAGCTCATCAACGACTCCGGCCTGCATCTGCTCTCGGTGGTCAACGGCATTCTCGACATGTCGAAGATGGAAAGCGGCAACTTCGAGATCGTTCCCGAGCTGTTTGCCCCGCGCGAGTCCCTGATCGGCTGCTGCAACCTGATGGTTCTGAAAGCGCGCGAAAACGGCATCGAGATTGCCACGCGTGCGCCGGCGGACTTGCCTCAGATCACCGGCGATCCACGCGCCTTCAAGCAGATGATTCTGAATTTGCTGTCCAATGCGATCAAGTTCTCGGAGCGGGGCGGCACCGTCACCGTTTCCGCTGGCGTGGAAGGATCGCGCCTGCTGGTTCGTGTGGTCGACAGCGGCGTCGGTATCGGCGCCGAGGACCTGAAGCGGATCGGCGATCCGTTCTTTCAGGCCGGAAAGACCTATCAGCGCCGTCACGAAGGCACCGGACTTGGACTCTCCATCGTCAAGAGCCTGGTCGCGATGCATGGCGGCGAGATGACGGTACAAAGCCAGATCGACGTCGGCACGACCGTGACCGTTGCCTTGCCGATGGTGTTTACACCGCCGGCAGAAAAGCCCAGCAATATCGCAACCCTCGCGCCGCAGCGCGCGGAACCACAAGACTATCAGGTGAAGAAACGTGCCTAG
- a CDS encoding peptidoglycan-binding domain-containing protein, producing the protein MPRQIAEDDEKPRRRRRAAAVAVEPEPERGLIMRVLLHSPKDTLAATAALAAVIAIVTNAMFLQAGRHPSPMFSTAAVSSLPAVAPSPAPLPRVRPVEAEARVVDKPLESAALAPAKPVASPAAPRPPAPIHAAKSDPVGDLIVSTRRIAAVQRALTEFGYGQLKPTGVIGTDTQAAIQKFERDRKMPLTGQLSDRLIRDLTVLTGRPLD; encoded by the coding sequence GTGCCTAGACAGATTGCCGAAGACGACGAGAAACCCCGCCGCCGCCGTCGCGCCGCCGCCGTCGCGGTTGAGCCGGAGCCGGAGCGCGGCTTGATCATGCGCGTCCTGCTTCACAGCCCGAAGGATACACTGGCGGCAACTGCGGCGCTGGCGGCTGTGATCGCCATCGTCACCAATGCGATGTTCCTGCAGGCGGGCCGTCACCCATCGCCGATGTTCAGCACCGCTGCGGTATCGTCGCTGCCCGCCGTTGCGCCGTCGCCTGCGCCGCTGCCGCGGGTTCGTCCGGTTGAAGCCGAGGCTCGCGTTGTCGACAAGCCGCTGGAATCGGCGGCGCTTGCTCCTGCGAAGCCGGTCGCATCACCTGCCGCGCCGCGGCCTCCCGCGCCAATTCATGCGGCAAAGAGCGATCCGGTCGGCGATCTGATTGTTTCGACCCGTCGCATTGCCGCGGTCCAGCGTGCGCTGACCGAGTTTGGCTATGGCCAGCTTAAGCCGACCGGCGTTATCGGGACTGATACGCAGGCGGCGATTCAGAAATTCGAGCGGGATCGCAAGATGCCGCTCACGGGCCAGTTGTCCGATCGCCTGATTCGGGACCTGACGGTTCTGACCGGCCGCCCGCTCGACTAA
- a CDS encoding DUF1214 domain-containing protein: protein MRLILITLVTLTIATIVGLGTTWMTATRGVNVGTIKIGAWTARPKTGTSDIDPYSRASVARSGELPVGTGDGVMFTATTDDTGRQLDGRCDVVVKGVTPAARFWTLTFYDPKGRLVANSLQRYGFTSQEIVRGSDGGFEVRITSRSRAGNWLPTGGLDHYMLALRLYDTPVGVGTRTQKDAPMPSIVTVGCP, encoded by the coding sequence GTGCGGCTGATCCTCATCACTCTCGTCACACTGACCATCGCAACCATCGTCGGCCTCGGCACGACATGGATGACGGCGACGCGCGGCGTCAACGTCGGCACCATCAAGATCGGCGCATGGACCGCACGTCCGAAAACCGGCACGAGCGACATCGACCCCTACTCGCGCGCCTCGGTCGCGCGCAGCGGCGAACTTCCGGTCGGCACCGGCGATGGCGTCATGTTCACGGCCACGACCGATGATACCGGCCGCCAACTCGACGGACGATGCGATGTCGTCGTGAAAGGCGTGACGCCCGCCGCGCGGTTCTGGACCCTGACGTTCTACGATCCCAAGGGACGGCTCGTCGCCAATTCGCTGCAGCGTTACGGCTTCACCAGTCAGGAAATCGTCCGCGGATCGGACGGAGGCTTCGAGGTCCGGATCACATCGCGGTCGCGCGCCGGAAACTGGCTGCCGACAGGCGGTCTCGACCACTACATGCTGGCGCTCCGGCTTTACGATACGCCGGTCGGCGTCGGAACGCGCACGCAGAAGGATGCGCCGATGCCCTCCATCGTGACGGTGGGGTGCCCATGA
- a CDS encoding DUF2336 domain-containing protein: MTTLPMFHGFDGLMTLSRREGVDIRPTLLRVLTDLYVQTADHTRDEERQFAELASRLIDEVDDATRAAVRARLAIYPNTPREIARKLQLKYTTGKPQPVSANDEHILDDTLIDPADLEIVSEPEVSVAPAMMPAPTMSMQPDDAAQLIEMFLSADRTQRAQMLHGLTDTPLKPSTPVDPRRATRAVAALEQAALAADASDFAAELADALILTSRVAAQIVNEPGGEPLACALKALGMPGESYQRVLLFLNPSLGASVMDVYRLARLYEVIELRTALIMLAAWRGAALAATRAKYRPALYDDERQRARSTPAQSRPAAQPGTHVTARETSRG; this comes from the coding sequence ATGACGACACTCCCGATGTTTCACGGCTTTGATGGCCTGATGACTCTGTCCCGGCGCGAGGGCGTTGATATTCGCCCGACGCTGCTGCGCGTGCTGACGGACCTCTATGTCCAGACCGCCGACCATACCCGCGACGAGGAACGGCAGTTCGCCGAGCTGGCTTCGCGCCTGATCGATGAGGTGGACGACGCCACGCGCGCCGCCGTGCGGGCGCGGCTTGCGATCTATCCGAACACTCCGCGTGAAATCGCCCGGAAGCTGCAGTTGAAATACACGACGGGCAAACCGCAGCCCGTTTCAGCGAACGATGAGCATATTCTCGACGATACATTGATCGATCCGGCGGATCTGGAGATCGTATCGGAGCCCGAGGTCTCGGTCGCTCCTGCGATGATGCCCGCACCAACCATGTCGATGCAGCCGGACGATGCGGCGCAGCTGATCGAGATGTTTCTGTCAGCCGACCGCACCCAACGCGCCCAGATGCTTCATGGTCTGACCGACACGCCGCTGAAACCATCAACACCGGTCGACCCGCGCCGCGCGACCCGCGCGGTTGCGGCCCTGGAACAGGCTGCACTGGCGGCCGATGCCTCGGACTTTGCCGCCGAGCTCGCCGATGCCCTGATCCTGACCTCCAGGGTTGCGGCCCAGATCGTCAATGAACCCGGCGGCGAGCCGCTGGCCTGCGCGCTCAAGGCCCTCGGCATGCCCGGTGAATCATATCAGCGCGTGCTGTTGTTTCTGAATCCGTCGCTCGGCGCATCGGTCATGGATGTCTACCGGCTGGCGCGCCTCTACGAGGTGATCGAATTGCGGACTGCGCTGATCATGCTTGCGGCGTGGCGTGGTGCGGCGCTGGCCGCCACGCGGGCGAAATATCGCCCCGCACTCTACGATGACGAACGCCAGCGCGCCCGTTCAACGCCGGCGCAATCGCGTCCCGCCGCTCAGCCGGGCACGCACGTCACGGCGCGCGAAACATCGCGCGGGTAG